The following proteins are encoded in a genomic region of Rattus rattus isolate New Zealand chromosome 2, Rrattus_CSIRO_v1, whole genome shotgun sequence:
- the Kctd15 gene encoding BTB/POZ domain-containing protein KCTD15 codes for MPHRKERPSGSSLNAHGSSGTAEGGNMSRLSLTRSPVSPLAAQGIPLPAQLTKANAPVHIDVGGHMYTSSLATLTKYPDSRISRLFNGTEPIVLDSLKQHYFIDRDGEIFRYILSFLRTSKLLLPDDFKDFNLLYEEARYYQLQPMVRELERWQQEQEQRRRSRACDCLVVRVTPDLGERIALSGEKALIEEVFPETGDVMCNSVNAGWNQDPTHVIRFPLNGYCRLNSVQVLERLFQRGFSVAASCGGGVDSSQFSEYVLCREERRPQPTPTAVRIKQEPLD; via the exons ATGCCTCACCGCAAGGAGCGGCCGAGCGGGTCCTCGCTTAACGCACACGGCAGCAGCGGCACCGCG GAGGGAGGAAATATGTCCCGGCTGTCACTCACCCGGTCGCCTGTGTCTCCCCTGGCTGCCCAGGGGATCCCACTGCCAGCTCAGCTCACCAAAGCCAACGCACCTGTGCACATCGATGTGGGAGGTCACATGTATACCAGCAGCCTGGCCACACTCACCAAGTACCCTGACTCCAG aaTAAGCCGTCTCTTCAACGGCACGGAGCCCATTGTCCTAGACAGTCTCAAGCAACATTATTTCATCGACCGGGATGGGGAGATTTTCCGCTACATCCTGAGTTTCCTGCGGACGTCCAAACTGCTGCTTCCAGATGACTTCAAG GACTTCAACCTACTGTATGAGGAAGCGAGGTACTACCAGCTGCAGCCCATGGTGCGTGAGCTGGAGCGCTGGCAGCAAGAGCAAGAACAGCGACGTCGTAGCCGGGCCTGTGACTGCCTGGTGGTGCGGGTCACCCCTGACCTGGGTGAACGGATCGCACTCAGTGGAGAGAAGGCCCTCATTGAGGAGGTCTTCCCGGAGACCGGAGATGTCATGTGCAACTCTGTCAACGCTGGCTGGAACCAGGACCCCACGCACGTCATCCGTTTCCCTCTCAACGGCTACTGTCGACTCAACTCGGTGCAG GTCCTGGAAAGGCTGTTCCAGAGAGGGTTCAGCGTGGCCGCCTCCTGTGGGGGTGGTGTGGACTCTTCCCAGTTCAGCGAGTACGTACTTTGCCGGGAAGAGCGGCGACCGCAGCCCACCCCAACTGCTGTCCGGATAAAGCAGGAGCCCCTGGACTAG